The window GTACTGTGAGCAATGCAGTCCAAGCACCTGAAGAAGGTGGGGCCTCTGGGGGATAAACATTGTCttaaattttcatcattttagaCACAACTTATTTTGTCAGTTTATATAAAATCTGTCCTGCAATATTTGACATTGTGTTAGGTAAACATCACTTTCAATCATTTTGGTTTATGGAGGAAGCTTCAAAAAAATGTACCCCGAGGCAAGCAGCTTAAAGCACATCCTCAAAGACATTTTTGTTAAGGAGATAAAAAAGATTCTGGGACATAAACCCCATGAACAGAAGCCTGGAGACCTGGAGATTACTGCTGGCAAGACAGCCAGGTTGGTGATGGGGGTGGAGAAGGACAGGGCAAGAAAAGCTCGCTTAGGATGTGGTTTCTAGGGGGTTGGAAGAAAGAGGGGTATCTAGTGGCTTACTGGCTTAACTATGTTTGCTACTTATATGCTAAATCaatttgtttctgcaaaaactgTATAAATGTCAGCTCTACACCAATctcccctgcccctgcccccacACAGAGGTTGTGGTATGGAGTAAAGTCTAAATCTAAAACTTAGTTAGGCCTTTCGAAGGACCTGAATGCTTGCCAGACACAAGTCAAATGCTCATATTCTCAGAATTGACCTCGAGTAGGGGGCTGGGAAAAAGTTCCAAAGAAAGGGATTTAGTGAAAAGATTGCATACCATCTGTATACTGTAATGCAGGAGAAACtgaacaagatagagattagagagtatttgaTAATCtgtttaaaagggagagatttactaggaccaaatggatccatggtttggtcccagggctgaatgacaCTATAGTCTCCAAGAAGCCAACAAACAATGAGCtttctcaatgacatatacacaagtggctcagactcagggggtagactgaagcgggggcggagtcagggtgctgagagctcTCAGCAGAGAGCTGAGAGCAGAGAGCTGAGAGCGGGATCGGGACTCTGACAATCTAGTTCTGACAGAATGAGGGGAGGCATGGCAGGAGGAACcttggagatggggagaggcatcttgataagacagtatctgacattctgatagcttgggatggggagaggcattctgatgttctaaaacataagatcttttatccttatcaaatattctaataaaagagggaggggaggttttgcaggactgagaagCATGGAAacgaactgtggcataacatatACCAGGAGCCATGGCTTGGGGTCATCAGTCCTAACAAGTCATTTAGAGGTGATAGAACCACTGTCCCAAAGCCCATTGGTATGGGATTCTCACCTTATTGGTGAAGAGTACTAGCtcataattatatctattttctctctcttttaggGACTTTCCAAATGGCAGTCCTTTCTGGGGTCTCATTAGGCattgaatcttcttgactctttaAGCAATGAGTCACTTCAAGTGCTAGGCTAGTACTCTCTCTCTTTGAGGACGGTAGAGTGGCCTCTGGCCCCAACCTCCTGCTTCCCTTCATGGTTGGAATGAAATTCTCCTTGGAAAAGGGGGAGGTGGAGAAGAGGCTAGAAATGTCTTCTCTGCCTCCCTTTTAGCCACATACAAGGGCAGTGTCTTTTGCAACAAGTGGAGTCTCTGTGCACATGCAGAGCCTTCTACTATATATCCTTTCTCCATGTTTACAGTAGTAAACATCCGGATTGATCTTTAAACCCAGGCACTCTGACTCGAGTTCTATGCTGTTTGCACAGAGATTGGCTCTCCAGCCTGAAGGGCTGTTTCCCCTAGGGAGGATGGTGGATGGTGGCAGGAGTTAAGAGTTTCCTTGGCTTCGGGTATCTATCTGAGTGAAGAGGCAGTGTTTAAAAGTGAGAAGAATACTGAATTTCAAATCAGGAAATCTAGTCCCACTGGAACGCTGATCCCCCAGGAAATTTAAGTCCCAACTCTTCCACTTATTAACTTAtaaactgaacaagtcacttttcataatcataatcattatcatcaccttcttctctttctcctcttcctcctcctcctttcttcttctttcttcttcttccttttatttcagaGGGCCTGCTCTCTGCAGACTCGGCCCGAGTGGTGAATGTGACCTCTTTCCGACACAAGTATGGGATTGTGGATGAACAACACCTAGTAGGAGCTGGATCCCCCCTTCTTCCACAACAGTGTTATGACTCTACTAAGCTGCTGTTGGTCCTTTTCACTAAAGAGCTTGCCCAGAGACTTCAAGGCACAGGTAACCATACCCCTACCCCATAGCACCTCTAGAGGTTCATCTGCTATCCACCCCTTCCTCCCATAGTCCCTCCATACCACCTTCTCAAATATGGTCCCAGAATCTTTCCTAGATTGTCCCTGTCACATTACCCACAATCCTGTCCACTTCACCCCTAAATGGTCCTTTGATACCTCCTTAATCTTCCTACCATCTTTCTTTGCTGCTCTCCTGTTCTGACCCACAATTCCCTCCATTTCCAATGTTTTCTTCTCCTGCCACAGTCTTCCACATCTGCCTGTGTTACTATGTCATCAACCTGGCCCCTATCTCTGTTTTCCAGAATAAACCCACATCATACATATGTATAGTGTATATATCCgattggagttaaaaaaaaaaaacaaaaacctggaagATAAACACTGATACCATTTTCTACATTCCCCAAACTTCAGCACTCCCTCATATCTATTCTATTTAATACAATTCAGctcagcaaataaatatttaagttagCAGTTGAGACATAAAAAGCTTAGATAAGTTACTGGACCTTTATAGTCTAGTGgaagaaagagacacaaagagtaagtacatacataataaatgcaCTATAGGGATAGGTTCACATCCCAGAATACCTATTATCCTGTCCAGAATCATGATTAGGTATCTGAGAAAGCCTAAAATGAGTATGGGGCAAGTAAACTAGACCTAAAAGGAGTCTGGGATAAGTAGGCCAAAATGCACCCTCAAATCAACTTTGTAATTTACAATGTATAAATAATACAAGTAATTAAGACAAATTTAATAGCCTGAGAGGAAGATTTAATTACTATAGTGGATTTTAGCTGCTAAAGGTATATATACCttagatttttatattctctaaatTTCACTACCTAGGTACAAAGCCCAAGTCTCCCTGCCCTAGTTATAGGTATAGTTTACCTcataaatttaacaaacatttctaatacttaatacattttcagtaataatagcaataattatgtaaagtttgcaaagtgctttgcacaatGGCTCTTTTGATCCACATGAAAGGGCTCTGGGGAAATGGAAATAAACACTAAAACAATCCTTGTCCTTTGGAACCTTACAGTGACATGTACACAAAACAGTTGTATTTAGGTTTTTAAGGCTTGCCAGGGAAGTTGGCTGGAAGAAGTTCCTGAATTTGgctttgaaagcagaaaaggaatAAACCCTTAGAGATTTCACCTGGAGGCTtatgaataatctttttttaattaaaaaaattgtattcatcacccttaatttccaatattttcttttcttcttcccatatTCATTcatcaaagaataaaatagaataaaaatgtaattcagcaaaactaacaaatATATCAACCAAGTCCCACGTTATAGTTCCACTTTCATGTCCCCTACTTTGTATTCTTATATACCTTCTCTGGGAtaaaataacagtaacaataataacaataataactaacatttacatagtaacTACTATTGCCAAGGATTGtgctgggtttttaaaaaaataattcttatttcatttgatcctgagatgtagtcactattattattattaccattttatagttaaggaaatttaggcaaaattAATGGCCATAATTTCATatcatttagtttccatttttctttttcttttcatttacattgtagtTATGACTTTCTGTCTTTtaaattctgctcacttcattttgcatttgttcAGTGTGTCTTGTAGTgtttttttgtattcttcatagtcatcatttcttgCAGTACAGTaattttccattccattcatgtattacaacttgtttagccattatgcaattgatggacatttactttgtttccagttctttgttactacaaaaagaactattataaatatgttGGTATATATACTACCTTCCTTTTTATCACtactcctcatttctttttttttaagcataactccaaatttcttttaagaatgGTTGAACTAATGAATATTTCTCCCAAGCAGTGCACTCCTACAACATTAGCTAATCTTGCCAATTTGCTGTTAAGGCACAAAACCCCAAAGTTGTTtggatttgcatttttcttattattagtgacaAAATGCCTAAATTGTCTTGAGTGGTTTCCTGAAGGTTAGTCCTGTGATATGATGGTAAGCAtgtacagagagacagaaatccTGATTGGTGGAGAGGATTCTGAACCCATGATGCtaaataggagaaaagaaaacccaaatgggagtcatagagttggacacgactgaataCTAACAATCAACATTGATAATGGAAGTTACCTGACCCTCAAATTTCctttactaatgaaatcacagaaaacCCTATTCTCATCTCCAAATTCATGTTTgctgttgtttggttgtttcggtcctatctgactcttcatgtcctcatttagagttttctcaGCAATCATACTAGTgtagttcaccatttccttccccagctcatttaaTGGCTAtattaaactgaggcaaacaggattaaataatttgcttaggtcacagagctaggaagtgtctggggccagatttgaacttgggcagATGAATCTTCTCAACTCCAAGCCTGGCACACTCTCCACTAGACCACCTACCTGCCATATTCATGTTAATTACCTCCATATTTTGGATATTAGAATTATCAGAATATTTAGCAAGGAGTTTTTTCCTCCCATTCTTCTTCTTTATTCTGgttaaattaattttcatataaaaattcaaatttgcaTATTAAATAATCTGTTTTATCTATTTAATTGATTGATCTTTAACTCATTTGGTTAAAACTTCTTGGTCTAGCTATATCCATAAAAGGTGTTTGATTTGGTTCTCTTACTTTTTTAATGATGAACTTTAATACTTAGGTCCTAAAGTATCCTAAAGGATACTTCATACCAAGTATAAGATAAAGAAAGGATAATCTCACACACTCTCTAAAACTACCTTCATGGCCCATTCTTCCCACATCCCAATACCTCCTAATATTTGGCCCTTTTCAACTAGATGTGACATGACCTCATGAAATTCACGCCTCAGTAAGTTCTGTCTTAAGGAAGCACGATGAAATCTGTTTTAGGTACAGAAGTCAAAACTAGGAAGAGAGGGTAGATGTTTCTGAGAAGCAAATTTGGGCTCATTGTAAAGAAAACTTCCTAAGTGTGTAAGAGAAGGCCAAAGTGGTGCTATGAATTTAGGTTAGATAAAAGTTCGTTTTAGCtggaagagattaaagaaagcTCCTCAGAAGGGTTGTCACTGTAGAAGATGATTGTTAAACTGCCAAAAGTGGAGATAAAGAGAGAGTGAATTCAGATAAAGGGAATAGCATGAGAAAGGGCAAGGCAGTAAGAAGTGAGGAGTCtgttttgataatagctttttacatttcaaagtacatgcaaagatagttttcaacatatttGCAAAGCCTTgggttccatatttttctccttcccttatcaCATTCTCCCTCccctatgttaaacatgtataattcttctaaacatatttccacatttatcatataaaacaagaaaaatcagatcaaaaggggaaaaatgataaagaaaaaaataagcaaacaacaaaggtgaaaatactatgttgtgattcacattcagttcccacagtcctctctttggatacagGTAGCTTTTTTCATagcaaatctattgaaattggccagaatcacctcattgtaaagagccatgtccatcagaactgaacaTCGTATAgtcttactgttgctgtgtacaatgatcttctggttctgctcacttcattcagcatcagttcatgtaagtctctccaggcctttctgaaatcagtctgctgatcatttcttatagaacattaatattccataacatttatatatcctaacttactcagccattcttcaattgatgaacatccactcagtttccacttccttgccactacaaaaagggctgctataaacgttttttgcacatatggatcctttttcctcctttaagatctctttgggattcagatccAGTAGAGTCACTGCtatatcaaagggtatacatagtttgataaccctttgagcatagtttcaaggAGTCTGTTTTGACAAGAGTCAATTTAGGCTGGACAGAAAGTGAAATGAGGCTTGAAAAATAGGTTTGAGCTAAATcatgggaagttttttttttttttgaactttttttttgtttgttttgttttgttttgttttgtttttatttaatagccttttatttacaggatatatacatgggtaactttacagcattaacaattgccaaacctcttgttccaatttttcacctcttaccccccccaccccctcccctaaatggcaggatgaccagtagatgttaaatatattaaaatataacttagatacacaataagtatacatgaccaaaacattattttgctgtacaaaaagaatcagactctgaattattgtacaattagcttgtgaaggaaatcaaaaatgcaggtgtgcataaatatagggattgggaattcaatgtaatggtttttagtcatctcccagagttctttttctgggtatagctagttcagttcattactgctccattagaaatgatttggttgatcttgttgctgaggatggcctgatccatcagaactggtcatcatctagtattgttgtttgaagtatataatgatctcctggtcctgctcatttcactcagcttcagttcgtgtaagtctctccaggcctttctgaaatcatcctgttggtcatttcttacagaacagtaatattaatCATGGGAAGTTTTAAATGTTGCAAGGAAAGGAAGTTGGGGCTTTGTTTGATAGGGAGCTCCATAACCTCTCTTATTATAACACCTTCTTATATCCATCTCCACTTTCCTGGATCCATATTTTACCCCTTGTACCTCAGGTGTGACAGTGAATTCAGTGGAACCAGGGATTGTAAAAACGGGAATTATGAAGAATTATACTTGGCTGTATCGCAGTATCTTCTGCATCTTGAGCGTCTTCTTAAAGGTGAGGAGATAGAGGTATTCTGTATTTCTCATGTCTTCCATGTGGGTCTGGGAGGTAGTGGTCTCTGTACTTCCCCTAACATTAGCCCTCTCCCTTATATCCTAGAGCAAGGTACAGCTTCTGGATATGACTCCTAGAATCATAACACatatgaagataataattttctcttttataacatGTAAAGCATCTGTTTCATAACACTTCATGAGAGATGTCTTAAtatccatatttattttatagaaggaaaaactaaaattcagagaaggggtaacatagatttagagctgagatGAATATCTAGGACTCCTTACTCCCAAGCCAGTGTACTCTCTCTACTAGCTTAGAAAGGAGTATATTCTCTCCTACCCCTATTCCCTCATCCCAGGTATCCCTGGATCCCTTGAGCTGGTTATTACTTTCACTTCTGACTCTTCTCCCTTTGCTGTCACCCAAGACCGCTGCACAGGGTGCCATTCCAGTCTTGTACCTGAGCTTAGCAGAAGAACTACATGGCatttcaggaaaatattttaactcCAAATGTAACTTGAGCTTGCCTGTTGAGTCTGCCCGGGACCCTGGAGTAGCCCACAGCCTCTGGAACACTTCAGCCAGACTGATCAACCTagagaaaatgatcaagaaaaaatGACTAGTCAAAACCCAGTGATCCCTGCCTCGCATTATTCCACTACTTACTGTAATGACCTGGATTGACTTGGGGCTTACTACTGAACTAATCAGAAcactttcaaagttatttttctatgTAATGTGATTGTTATacacattgttctcctggttcgtCTCACCTTACTCTgcatctaaataaatagatattgtCTTTCCAGTTGTCCGTTTCATTCTTCAGTATAGCAAATATTTCATCAATTCATATGCTGCATTTGATTTagtgagaaaaccaaattaattttatcctgtaactgatattttattttacacttgATTTTATTCTGTAACAGGCAGTGCTACATTTTGTATAACTACCCCAAGtcactttctttatctttaaactAATTTCAtaagaatatatatttagaagttcAGTCTTCCCCTCTGATTGCATTTAAAAG of the Sarcophilus harrisii chromosome 6, mSarHar1.11, whole genome shotgun sequence genome contains:
- the LOC100930820 gene encoding retinol dehydrogenase 13-like isoform X1, whose product is METWSLDSYTSYILPFLSLLLIVLWMVYRKESNTWTLQNCPVDLTGKTAVVTGANSGIGKAVCYELARRGAHVVLGCRNLTQGRKALEDIQKATGNKNLLLRELDLSSVASIRRFSQKLLVEEPHIHLLVNNAGICGLPYKTITSDGLELTFMTNYLGHFLLTNLLLEGLLSADSARVVNVTSFRHKYGIVDEQHLVGAGSPLLPQQCYDSTKLLLVLFTKELAQRLQGTGVTVNSVEPGIVKTGIMKNYTWLYRSIFCILSVFLKVSLDPLSWLLLSLLTLLPLLSPKTAAQGAIPVLYLSLAEELHGISGKYFNSKCNLSLPVESARDPGVAHSLWNTSARLINLEKMIKKK